A genomic region of Microlunatus sagamiharensis contains the following coding sequences:
- a CDS encoding cation diffusion facilitator family transporter: protein MGHDHAHAHGSLTATGRHRRRLVLVLLITAAVFVTEVVGGLLSGSLALLADAGHMLTDSAGLLIALIASVLAARPATSARTFGLQRAEVLAALVNGVLLVAIAVLVLVEAVRRWQDPAEVSSGLMLLVALVGIVANVVGLLVLRGGKDESLNLRGAYLEVLGDLLGSVAVVVAAVVIRTTGWTQADPLASVLIVVLILPRAWSLIRDVVDVLLEATPRGVDLDRVREHIEQTPGVVEVHDLHVWTITSGLPVLSAHVVVDGDHLEQGRSGQVLDALGGCLGEHFDVAHCTFQLEPVGHRAHEPEHHHR from the coding sequence ATGGGCCACGACCACGCGCACGCGCACGGCTCGCTGACCGCCACCGGGCGCCACCGGCGGCGGCTGGTGCTCGTCCTGCTGATCACCGCCGCGGTGTTCGTCACCGAGGTGGTCGGCGGGCTCCTGTCCGGCTCGCTGGCCCTGCTCGCCGACGCCGGCCACATGCTGACCGACTCGGCCGGGCTGCTCATCGCGCTGATCGCCTCGGTCCTCGCCGCCCGGCCCGCGACGAGCGCGCGGACCTTCGGGCTGCAGCGCGCGGAGGTGCTCGCGGCGCTCGTCAACGGCGTGCTGCTCGTGGCCATCGCCGTGCTCGTGCTGGTCGAGGCCGTACGCCGCTGGCAGGACCCGGCCGAGGTGTCGAGCGGGCTGATGCTGCTCGTCGCGCTGGTCGGGATCGTGGCCAACGTGGTCGGCCTGCTCGTCCTGCGCGGCGGCAAGGACGAGAGCCTCAACCTGCGCGGCGCCTACCTCGAGGTCCTCGGCGACCTGCTCGGATCGGTGGCCGTGGTCGTGGCCGCCGTGGTCATCCGGACGACGGGCTGGACCCAGGCGGACCCGCTGGCCTCCGTGCTTATCGTCGTCCTCATCCTGCCGCGGGCCTGGTCGCTGATCCGCGACGTCGTCGACGTCCTGCTCGAGGCCACGCCGCGGGGCGTCGACCTCGACCGCGTACGGGAGCACATCGAGCAGACCCCGGGCGTCGTCGAGGTCCACGACCTGCACGTCTGGACCATCACCAGCGGTCTGCCCGTGCTGTCCGCGCACGTCGTCGTCGACGGTGACCACCTCGAGCAGGGCCGGTCGGGCCAGGTCCTCGACGCCCTCGGCGGGTGCCTCGGGGAGCACTTCGACGTGGCGCACTGCACCTTCCAGCTCGAGCCCGTGGGCCACCGCGCCCACGAGCCCGAGCACCACCACCGCTAG
- a CDS encoding GNAT family N-acetyltransferase, whose product MTSSPTTARPAAGSPAHTLDAATWSALTGPHAHFAIGTDRARRYPADVAPFAALESTDDPAAWADLRGLYATGEVAALAVPAGTAWSPPDGWEPDGAIPGVQLVSTAALRSFPDEEAVRLGPDDVAEATDLVARTEPGPFRPRTIELGTYLGLRRDGRLVAMAGERLHPDGWTEISAVCTDPAYRRQGLATGLVRAVADLVRERGDVPFLHTSAANTRAIRLYLAMGFDLRSEVQFAAVRAV is encoded by the coding sequence GTGACCAGCTCCCCCACCACCGCCCGCCCGGCGGCCGGCAGCCCCGCCCACACGCTCGACGCCGCGACGTGGTCGGCGCTGACCGGACCGCACGCGCACTTCGCGATCGGCACCGACCGAGCCCGCCGCTACCCGGCCGACGTCGCGCCCTTCGCCGCGCTCGAGTCGACCGACGACCCCGCCGCCTGGGCGGACCTGCGCGGGCTGTACGCGACGGGCGAGGTCGCGGCCCTGGCGGTCCCGGCCGGCACCGCCTGGTCGCCCCCGGACGGCTGGGAGCCGGACGGTGCGATCCCCGGCGTCCAGCTCGTGTCGACCGCGGCCCTGCGCTCCTTCCCCGACGAGGAGGCCGTCCGGCTCGGCCCGGACGACGTCGCCGAGGCGACCGACCTGGTGGCGCGGACCGAGCCCGGCCCCTTCCGGCCGCGCACGATCGAGCTCGGCACCTACCTCGGCCTGCGTCGCGACGGCCGGCTCGTCGCCATGGCCGGCGAGCGGCTCCACCCGGACGGCTGGACCGAGATCAGCGCGGTCTGCACCGACCCTGCGTACCGGCGCCAGGGCCTGGCCACCGGGCTGGTGCGCGCCGTGGCCGACCTGGTCCGCGAGCGCGGCGACGTCCCGTTCCTGCACACGAGCGCGGCGAACACCCGCGCGATCCGGCTCTACCTGGCCATGGGCTTCGACCTGCGCAGCGAGGTGCAGTTCGCGGCGGTGCGCGCCGTCTAG
- a CDS encoding TMEM175 family protein has product MRRGSSDREPLDPSERLVFFTDAVVAIALTLLVLPLVDLVPESRERGLDLGGLLRENASRFGSFLLSFVVIFQFWWAHHRLFSHISRLLRPVVSLTLLWTLSIVFLPVPTAIITAYEPSAGTVGLYVGTLLLTSGSLTLLTLTAYRHPEVSEGRSPVTRERLLGSTATTATLVVALVVGTVFADTVGFFALLLMFLSAPVEALVRRRWRAREGRG; this is encoded by the coding sequence GTGAGGCGGGGGTCGTCGGACCGGGAGCCCCTCGACCCGTCCGAACGGCTCGTCTTCTTCACCGACGCGGTCGTGGCCATCGCGCTCACCCTGCTCGTGCTGCCGCTGGTCGACCTGGTGCCGGAGAGCAGGGAACGTGGGCTCGACCTCGGCGGGCTGCTGCGGGAGAACGCGAGCCGCTTCGGCTCCTTCCTGCTGAGCTTCGTGGTGATCTTCCAGTTCTGGTGGGCGCACCACCGGCTGTTCAGCCACATCTCCCGGCTCCTGCGCCCGGTGGTGTCGCTGACGCTGCTGTGGACGCTGTCGATCGTCTTCCTGCCCGTCCCGACGGCGATCATCACCGCGTACGAGCCGTCCGCCGGGACGGTCGGGCTCTACGTCGGCACGCTGCTGCTGACCAGCGGTTCGCTGACGCTGCTGACGCTGACTGCCTACCGCCACCCCGAGGTCAGCGAGGGGCGCTCGCCCGTGACGCGGGAACGGCTCCTCGGCAGCACCGCGACCACCGCCACGCTCGTGGTCGCGCTCGTCGTCGGGACGGTCTTCGCCGACACGGTCGGCTTCTTCGCCCTGCTGCTGATGTTCCTGTCCGCGCCGGTCGAGGCGCTCGTCCGGCGCCGGTGGCGGGCCAGGGAGGGCCGGGGTTGA
- a CDS encoding ArsR/SmtB family transcription factor, with amino-acid sequence MTATEHDAGPGSGAVALGEAVPETAVLLFRSLAEPTRLLILRHLMLGEHRVVDLTAHLGLAQSTVSAHLACLRDCGLVASRPVGRSSVFALTVPDELLDLLGAAERLLAATGDAVTLGPGVER; translated from the coding sequence ATGACGGCCACCGAGCACGATGCCGGACCGGGATCCGGGGCGGTGGCGCTCGGCGAGGCGGTGCCGGAGACCGCGGTGCTGCTGTTCCGGAGCCTGGCCGAGCCGACCCGGCTGCTGATCCTGCGCCACCTGATGCTCGGCGAGCACCGCGTCGTCGACCTCACCGCGCACCTCGGGCTGGCGCAGAGCACCGTCAGCGCGCACCTCGCCTGCCTGCGCGACTGCGGCCTGGTCGCCTCGAGGCCGGTCGGCCGCTCCTCGGTGTTCGCCCTCACGGTGCCCGACGAGCTGCTGGACCTCCTCGGCGCGGCCGAGCGCCTGCTCGCGGCGACCGGCGACGCGGTCACCCTCGGCCCGGGCGTCGAGCGCTGA